One Littorina saxatilis isolate snail1 linkage group LG12, US_GU_Lsax_2.0, whole genome shotgun sequence genomic region harbors:
- the LOC138982738 gene encoding protein phosphatase 1 regulatory subunit 3B-like isoform X2: MLDIAPSLDRSARSTMPLDFNSYLLSASPPNSCFELHNYTSFMPRPFDSPPPQDCKKVCGDCPLNSRRNGPLKPIIIKSDSESEVSSSPTSDCDSTPTSPCSPGKMRKRVVFADHCGKALAQVRIMSEASDEPPNFKPELLAAITHGEQASITDKPPLKLTFTQPASDYMAFRDKLEKNLISLENVILNDYTVQGTIKVKNVSFQKRVLVRYTSSSWESHTDIVTTYNPGPADVPGRPSQYDTFTFSFEVPPNADASKKVEFAVCYEADGVQHWDNNDGQNYGVVWDTYQPPAPAPVTSNDNNNNPFIFGPTSLADFACWHHIDGSTPYY, translated from the coding sequence ATGCTGGACATTGCCCCCTCGCTGGACAGAAGCGCCCGCTCCACAATGCCTCTAGACTTCAACTCTTACCTCTTGTCAGCTAGTCCGCCCAATTCCTGCTTCGAGTTACACAACTACACCTCATTCATGCCTCGCCCGTTTGACAGTCCCCCGCCCCAGGACTGCAAGAAAGTGTGTGGCGACTGCCCGCTTAACAGTCGCCGCAACGGGCCCCTCAAGCCCATTATCATCAAGTCGGACAGTGAAAGTGAAGTTTCTTCCAGTCCCACATCAGACTGTGACTCCACTCCCACAAGCCCCTGCTCTCCGGGCAAAATGCGGAAGCGGGTCGTTTTTGCCGACCACTGCGGCAAAGCGCTGGCGCAGGTCCGGATCATGTCTGAGGCGTCGGACGAGCCGCCCAACTTCAAGCCAGAGCTGCTGGCGGCCATTACGCACGGGGAACAGGCCAGCATCACGGACAAACCTCCCCTCAAACTCACCTTCACCCAGCCGGCTTCAGATTACATGGCTTTCAGGGACAAGTTGGAAAAGAACTTGATTAGCTTGGAAAATGTGATCTTGAACGATTACACAGTGCAGGGGACCATCAAGGTCAAAAACGTTTCCTTTCAGAAGAGAGTGCTGGTGCGTTACACATCTTCCTCGTGGgagtcacacacagacattgtcACGACGTACAATCCGGGGCCCGCGGATGTCCCGGGTAGGCCTTCACAGTACGATACCTTCACCTTCTCCTTTGAGGTCCCCCCAAATGCGGACGCGTCCAAAAAAGTTGAGTTTGCGGTGTGTTACGAGGCGGACGGTGTACAGCACTGGGACAACAATGACGGTCAAAACTACGGCGTCGTTTGGGATACTTACCAGCCACCCGCGCCAGCACCTGTGACCAGtaacgacaacaacaataatcCCTTCATTTTCGGCCCCACATCATTAGCAGACTTTGCTTGCTGGCATCACATCGATGGCTCGACTCCGTACTACTGA